In Zea mays cultivar B73 chromosome 7, Zm-B73-REFERENCE-NAM-5.0, whole genome shotgun sequence, the following proteins share a genomic window:
- the LOC100281697 gene encoding ubiquinone biosynthesis protein ubiB isoform X3 has protein sequence MAGPTSRLLILARRADRRRCLPFLVPRALQAAPPTFSPALPLPPCLPASTPVMSYSSAFTSVHGERPSSEYAKIRKESLETQFGRILGSSSRRHFADRGFGPFLALYRAATISFHVVKLTIWHLLLNDMHKRAEKFRETLIRLGPFYIKLGQALSTRPDILPSAYCQELAKLQDQIPPFPTRIALRTIESQLGSRISDLFADISPEPIAAASLGQVYKAHLRSGELVAVKVQRPGMAPLLTLDALLFHMIGGQMKRFAKARKDLLVAVNEIVRHMFDEIDYILEGKNAERFATLYSHVDFLAGSSGVNSEASTSIKVPKVYWNYTCKTILTLEWIDGIKLTDAERISKANLNRKRMIDEGLYCSLRQLLEEGFFHADPHPGNLVATEGGSLAYFDFGMMGDIPRHYRVGLIQMLVHYVNRDSLGLANDFHSLGFVPEGTDLLAVADALRFSFGDVRRQSNDFQGVMNHLYDVMYEFSFSLPPDYALVIRALGSLEGTAKALDPEFKVIESAYPFVIGRLLADPSPDMRKILRELLICDDGSIRWNRLERLIAAISEQSSESSSASGADSSENANGSPEWRSFDMHSVIAATEDLFDFILSRKGWRVRVFLVQDIVNASDVFLQEATFPYVYAKVGKIGDLNPERSKMIRRLVNTVQSFRQAINLAPDAWSAMLIRTLLKPESQKFVLDVFLALANHSSYKIPETFWLFMSRFLNYLDKQDIL, from the exons ATGGCGGGCCCCACCTCGCGGCTCCTCATCCTCgcccgccgcgccgaccgacgcaGATGCCTCCCTTTTCTCGTTCCCCGCGCCTTGCAGGCCGCCCCCCCGACCTTTTCTCCGGCGTTGCCGCTACCTCCCTGCCTCCCCGCCTCAACGCCGGTGATGAG CTATTCAAGTGCATTTACAAGTGTACATGGAGAGAGGCCTTCATCAGAATATGCAAAGATCAGGAAGGAGTCACTGGAAACCCAGTTTGGAAGAATATTGGGTTCAAGTTCACGCAGGCATTTTGCTGACCGTGGCTTTGGTCCATTCCTTGCTCTATACAGGGCTGCTACTATCTCCTTTCATGTTGTAAAACTCACTATTTGGCATTTGTTGCTCAATGATATGCATAAAAGAGCAGAAAAG TTTCGAGAGACCTTGATACGCTTGGGTCCTTTTTATATCAAG CTTGGCCAAGCATTGAGCACACGCCCTGATATACTTCCTAGTGCGTACTGTCAGGAGCTTGCAAAGCTACAG gatcaaataccaccgtTTCCAACTCGCATTGCACTCAGGACCATAGAGTCTCAGTTGGGTTCTCGAATTTCTGATTTGTTTGCTGATATCAGCCCAGAGCCGATTGCAGCAGCATCACTGGGGCAGGTTTACAAAG CTCATCTACGATCTGGAGAGCTTGTTGCAGTCAAAGTTCAAAGGCCTGGAATGGCGCCCTTGCTGACTCTAGATGCACTTTTGTTCCACATGATTGGAGGACAAATGAAACGATTTGCTAAGGCTCGCAAAGACCTATTGGTGGCCGTTAATGAGATT GTCAGACACATGTTTGACGAGATTGATTATATTTTAGAAGGAAAAAATGCTGAAAGGTTTGCTACTCTTTATTCACATG TTGATTTTCTGGCAGGTTCAAGTGGGGTCAATTCTGAAGCTAGTACAAGTATCAAGGTCCCAAAAGTTTACTGGAACTATACATGTAAAACCATATTGACACTGGAATGGATTGATGGAATTAAGCTAACTGATGCTGAGCGCATCAGCAAAGCCAATTTGAACAGGAAAAGAATGATAGATGAG GGTCTCTATTGCTCATTGCGACAACTGCTTGAAGAAGGGTTTTTCCATGCAGACCCCCATCCTGGTAATCTAGTTGCAACTGAAGGTGGATCTCTAGCATATTTTGACTTTGGTATGATGGGAGATATTCCGAGGCACTATCGTGTGGGGCTTATACAAATG CTTGTACATTATGTTAATCGGGACTCCTTAGGCTTGGCGAATGACTTCCATTCACTAGGATTTGTTCCTGAGGGAACAGATTTACTTGCAGTTGCAGATGCGTTGCGGTTTTCCTTTGGTGATGTCAGGAGGCAATCAAATGATTTCCAG GGCGTAATGAACCATTTGTATGATGTGATGTATGAATTTAGTTTCTCCCTTCCCCCTGATTATGCGTTGGTGATAAGAGCTCTTGGTTCTCTAGAAGGGACTGCAAAAGCACTGGATCCTGAGTTTAAAGTTATTGAGAGTGCATATCCTTTTGTAATTGGGAGACTCCTTGCAGACCCCAGCCCTGATATGAGGAAAATATTGCGGGAGCTTCTTATATGTGACGATGGATCCATCAGATGGAATCGACTGGAAAGGCTG ATTGCAGCTATATCTGAacagtcatcagaatcttcaaGCGCATCAGGAGCTGACTCCAGTGAGAACGCCAATGGAAGTCCTGAGTGGAGATCATTTGATATGCATTCTGTGATTGCAGCTACAGAAGACCTATTTGATTTCATTTTATCGAGGAAAGGATGGCGGGTTCGGGTTTTCCTTGTCCAGGACATCGTTAATGCTTCAGACGTGTTCCTTCAAGAAGCGACATTCCCATATGTATATGCGAAAGTGGGAAAGATAGGGGACCTAAATCCAGAG AGAAGTAAGATGATCAGGAGGCTGGTGAATACTGTGCAATCGTTCCGCCAAGCTATCAATTTGGCTCCAGATGCTTGGAGCGCCATGCTAATCCGCACTTTGTTGAAACCTGAATCACAAAAATTTGTTCTTGATGTGTTTTTGGCCCTGGCTAACCATTCCAGTTACAAGATTCCAGAAACATTCTGGCTATTTATGTCAAGATTTCTAAATTACTTGGACAAACAAGATATACTTTAG
- the LOC100281697 gene encoding ubiquinone biosynthesis protein ubiB isoform X2 — MAGPTSRLLILARRADRRRCLPFLVPRALQAAPPTFSPALPLPPCLPASTPVMSYSSAFTSVHGERPSSEYAKIRKESLETQFGRILGSSSRRHFADRGFGPFLALYRAATISFHVVKLTIWHLLLNDMHKRAEKVVFLTLLVEELSIMSLIIISLFQFRETLIRLGPFYIKLGQALSTRPDILPSAYCQELAKLQDQIPPFPTRIALRTIESQLGSRISDLFADISPEPIAAASLGQVYKAHLRSGELVAVKVQRPGMAPLLTLDALLFHMIGGQMKRFAKARKDLLVAVNEIVRHMFDEIDYILEGKNAERFATLYSHGSSGVNSEASTSIKVPKVYWNYTCKTILTLEWIDGIKLTDAERISKANLNRKRMIDEGLYCSLRQLLEEGFFHADPHPGNLVATEGGSLAYFDFGMMGDIPRHYRVGLIQMLVHYVNRDSLGLANDFHSLGFVPEGTDLLAVADALRFSFGDVRRQSNDFQGVMNHLYDVMYEFSFSLPPDYALVIRALGSLEGTAKALDPEFKVIESAYPFVIGRLLADPSPDMRKILRELLICDDGSIRWNRLERLIAAISEQSSESSSASGADSSENANGSPEWRSFDMHSVIAATEDLFDFILSRKGWRVRVFLVQDIVNASDVFLQEATFPYVYAKVGKIGDLNPERSKMIRRLVNTVQSFRQAINLAPDAWSAMLIRTLLKPESQKFVLDVFLALANHSSYKIPETFWLFMSRFLNYLDKQDIL, encoded by the exons ATGGCGGGCCCCACCTCGCGGCTCCTCATCCTCgcccgccgcgccgaccgacgcaGATGCCTCCCTTTTCTCGTTCCCCGCGCCTTGCAGGCCGCCCCCCCGACCTTTTCTCCGGCGTTGCCGCTACCTCCCTGCCTCCCCGCCTCAACGCCGGTGATGAG CTATTCAAGTGCATTTACAAGTGTACATGGAGAGAGGCCTTCATCAGAATATGCAAAGATCAGGAAGGAGTCACTGGAAACCCAGTTTGGAAGAATATTGGGTTCAAGTTCACGCAGGCATTTTGCTGACCGTGGCTTTGGTCCATTCCTTGCTCTATACAGGGCTGCTACTATCTCCTTTCATGTTGTAAAACTCACTATTTGGCATTTGTTGCTCAATGATATGCATAAAAGAGCAGAAAAGGTAGTTTTCCTGACTTTGTTGGTGGAGGAACTGAGCATCATGTCTCTGATTATCATTTCCTTATTTCAGTTTCGAGAGACCTTGATACGCTTGGGTCCTTTTTATATCAAG CTTGGCCAAGCATTGAGCACACGCCCTGATATACTTCCTAGTGCGTACTGTCAGGAGCTTGCAAAGCTACAG gatcaaataccaccgtTTCCAACTCGCATTGCACTCAGGACCATAGAGTCTCAGTTGGGTTCTCGAATTTCTGATTTGTTTGCTGATATCAGCCCAGAGCCGATTGCAGCAGCATCACTGGGGCAGGTTTACAAAG CTCATCTACGATCTGGAGAGCTTGTTGCAGTCAAAGTTCAAAGGCCTGGAATGGCGCCCTTGCTGACTCTAGATGCACTTTTGTTCCACATGATTGGAGGACAAATGAAACGATTTGCTAAGGCTCGCAAAGACCTATTGGTGGCCGTTAATGAGATT GTCAGACACATGTTTGACGAGATTGATTATATTTTAGAAGGAAAAAATGCTGAAAGGTTTGCTACTCTTTATTCACATG GTTCAAGTGGGGTCAATTCTGAAGCTAGTACAAGTATCAAGGTCCCAAAAGTTTACTGGAACTATACATGTAAAACCATATTGACACTGGAATGGATTGATGGAATTAAGCTAACTGATGCTGAGCGCATCAGCAAAGCCAATTTGAACAGGAAAAGAATGATAGATGAG GGTCTCTATTGCTCATTGCGACAACTGCTTGAAGAAGGGTTTTTCCATGCAGACCCCCATCCTGGTAATCTAGTTGCAACTGAAGGTGGATCTCTAGCATATTTTGACTTTGGTATGATGGGAGATATTCCGAGGCACTATCGTGTGGGGCTTATACAAATG CTTGTACATTATGTTAATCGGGACTCCTTAGGCTTGGCGAATGACTTCCATTCACTAGGATTTGTTCCTGAGGGAACAGATTTACTTGCAGTTGCAGATGCGTTGCGGTTTTCCTTTGGTGATGTCAGGAGGCAATCAAATGATTTCCAG GGCGTAATGAACCATTTGTATGATGTGATGTATGAATTTAGTTTCTCCCTTCCCCCTGATTATGCGTTGGTGATAAGAGCTCTTGGTTCTCTAGAAGGGACTGCAAAAGCACTGGATCCTGAGTTTAAAGTTATTGAGAGTGCATATCCTTTTGTAATTGGGAGACTCCTTGCAGACCCCAGCCCTGATATGAGGAAAATATTGCGGGAGCTTCTTATATGTGACGATGGATCCATCAGATGGAATCGACTGGAAAGGCTG ATTGCAGCTATATCTGAacagtcatcagaatcttcaaGCGCATCAGGAGCTGACTCCAGTGAGAACGCCAATGGAAGTCCTGAGTGGAGATCATTTGATATGCATTCTGTGATTGCAGCTACAGAAGACCTATTTGATTTCATTTTATCGAGGAAAGGATGGCGGGTTCGGGTTTTCCTTGTCCAGGACATCGTTAATGCTTCAGACGTGTTCCTTCAAGAAGCGACATTCCCATATGTATATGCGAAAGTGGGAAAGATAGGGGACCTAAATCCAGAG AGAAGTAAGATGATCAGGAGGCTGGTGAATACTGTGCAATCGTTCCGCCAAGCTATCAATTTGGCTCCAGATGCTTGGAGCGCCATGCTAATCCGCACTTTGTTGAAACCTGAATCACAAAAATTTGTTCTTGATGTGTTTTTGGCCCTGGCTAACCATTCCAGTTACAAGATTCCAGAAACATTCTGGCTATTTATGTCAAGATTTCTAAATTACTTGGACAAACAAGATATACTTTAG
- the LOC100281697 gene encoding ubiquinone biosynthesis protein ubiB isoform X4 — MHKRAEKVVFLTLLVEELSIMSLIIISLFQFRETLIRLGPFYIKLGQALSTRPDILPSAYCQELAKLQDQIPPFPTRIALRTIESQLGSRISDLFADISPEPIAAASLGQVYKAHLRSGELVAVKVQRPGMAPLLTLDALLFHMIGGQMKRFAKARKDLLVAVNEIVRHMFDEIDYILEGKNAERFATLYSHVDFLAGSSGVNSEASTSIKVPKVYWNYTCKTILTLEWIDGIKLTDAERISKANLNRKRMIDEGLYCSLRQLLEEGFFHADPHPGNLVATEGGSLAYFDFGMMGDIPRHYRVGLIQMLVHYVNRDSLGLANDFHSLGFVPEGTDLLAVADALRFSFGDVRRQSNDFQGVMNHLYDVMYEFSFSLPPDYALVIRALGSLEGTAKALDPEFKVIESAYPFVIGRLLADPSPDMRKILRELLICDDGSIRWNRLERLIAAISEQSSESSSASGADSSENANGSPEWRSFDMHSVIAATEDLFDFILSRKGWRVRVFLVQDIVNASDVFLQEATFPYVYAKVGKIGDLNPERSKMIRRLVNTVQSFRQAINLAPDAWSAMLIRTLLKPESQKFVLDVFLALANHSSYKIPETFWLFMSRFLNYLDKQDIL, encoded by the exons ATGCATAAAAGAGCAGAAAAGGTAGTTTTCCTGACTTTGTTGGTGGAGGAACTGAGCATCATGTCTCTGATTATCATTTCCTTATTTCAGTTTCGAGAGACCTTGATACGCTTGGGTCCTTTTTATATCAAG CTTGGCCAAGCATTGAGCACACGCCCTGATATACTTCCTAGTGCGTACTGTCAGGAGCTTGCAAAGCTACAG gatcaaataccaccgtTTCCAACTCGCATTGCACTCAGGACCATAGAGTCTCAGTTGGGTTCTCGAATTTCTGATTTGTTTGCTGATATCAGCCCAGAGCCGATTGCAGCAGCATCACTGGGGCAGGTTTACAAAG CTCATCTACGATCTGGAGAGCTTGTTGCAGTCAAAGTTCAAAGGCCTGGAATGGCGCCCTTGCTGACTCTAGATGCACTTTTGTTCCACATGATTGGAGGACAAATGAAACGATTTGCTAAGGCTCGCAAAGACCTATTGGTGGCCGTTAATGAGATT GTCAGACACATGTTTGACGAGATTGATTATATTTTAGAAGGAAAAAATGCTGAAAGGTTTGCTACTCTTTATTCACATG TTGATTTTCTGGCAGGTTCAAGTGGGGTCAATTCTGAAGCTAGTACAAGTATCAAGGTCCCAAAAGTTTACTGGAACTATACATGTAAAACCATATTGACACTGGAATGGATTGATGGAATTAAGCTAACTGATGCTGAGCGCATCAGCAAAGCCAATTTGAACAGGAAAAGAATGATAGATGAG GGTCTCTATTGCTCATTGCGACAACTGCTTGAAGAAGGGTTTTTCCATGCAGACCCCCATCCTGGTAATCTAGTTGCAACTGAAGGTGGATCTCTAGCATATTTTGACTTTGGTATGATGGGAGATATTCCGAGGCACTATCGTGTGGGGCTTATACAAATG CTTGTACATTATGTTAATCGGGACTCCTTAGGCTTGGCGAATGACTTCCATTCACTAGGATTTGTTCCTGAGGGAACAGATTTACTTGCAGTTGCAGATGCGTTGCGGTTTTCCTTTGGTGATGTCAGGAGGCAATCAAATGATTTCCAG GGCGTAATGAACCATTTGTATGATGTGATGTATGAATTTAGTTTCTCCCTTCCCCCTGATTATGCGTTGGTGATAAGAGCTCTTGGTTCTCTAGAAGGGACTGCAAAAGCACTGGATCCTGAGTTTAAAGTTATTGAGAGTGCATATCCTTTTGTAATTGGGAGACTCCTTGCAGACCCCAGCCCTGATATGAGGAAAATATTGCGGGAGCTTCTTATATGTGACGATGGATCCATCAGATGGAATCGACTGGAAAGGCTG ATTGCAGCTATATCTGAacagtcatcagaatcttcaaGCGCATCAGGAGCTGACTCCAGTGAGAACGCCAATGGAAGTCCTGAGTGGAGATCATTTGATATGCATTCTGTGATTGCAGCTACAGAAGACCTATTTGATTTCATTTTATCGAGGAAAGGATGGCGGGTTCGGGTTTTCCTTGTCCAGGACATCGTTAATGCTTCAGACGTGTTCCTTCAAGAAGCGACATTCCCATATGTATATGCGAAAGTGGGAAAGATAGGGGACCTAAATCCAGAG AGAAGTAAGATGATCAGGAGGCTGGTGAATACTGTGCAATCGTTCCGCCAAGCTATCAATTTGGCTCCAGATGCTTGGAGCGCCATGCTAATCCGCACTTTGTTGAAACCTGAATCACAAAAATTTGTTCTTGATGTGTTTTTGGCCCTGGCTAACCATTCCAGTTACAAGATTCCAGAAACATTCTGGCTATTTATGTCAAGATTTCTAAATTACTTGGACAAACAAGATATACTTTAG
- the LOC100281697 gene encoding ubiquinone biosynthesis protein ubiB isoform X1, protein MAGPTSRLLILARRADRRRCLPFLVPRALQAAPPTFSPALPLPPCLPASTPVMSYSSAFTSVHGERPSSEYAKIRKESLETQFGRILGSSSRRHFADRGFGPFLALYRAATISFHVVKLTIWHLLLNDMHKRAEKVVFLTLLVEELSIMSLIIISLFQFRETLIRLGPFYIKLGQALSTRPDILPSAYCQELAKLQDQIPPFPTRIALRTIESQLGSRISDLFADISPEPIAAASLGQVYKAHLRSGELVAVKVQRPGMAPLLTLDALLFHMIGGQMKRFAKARKDLLVAVNEIVRHMFDEIDYILEGKNAERFATLYSHVDFLAGSSGVNSEASTSIKVPKVYWNYTCKTILTLEWIDGIKLTDAERISKANLNRKRMIDEGLYCSLRQLLEEGFFHADPHPGNLVATEGGSLAYFDFGMMGDIPRHYRVGLIQMLVHYVNRDSLGLANDFHSLGFVPEGTDLLAVADALRFSFGDVRRQSNDFQGVMNHLYDVMYEFSFSLPPDYALVIRALGSLEGTAKALDPEFKVIESAYPFVIGRLLADPSPDMRKILRELLICDDGSIRWNRLERLIAAISEQSSESSSASGADSSENANGSPEWRSFDMHSVIAATEDLFDFILSRKGWRVRVFLVQDIVNASDVFLQEATFPYVYAKVGKIGDLNPERSKMIRRLVNTVQSFRQAINLAPDAWSAMLIRTLLKPESQKFVLDVFLALANHSSYKIPETFWLFMSRFLNYLDKQDIL, encoded by the exons ATGGCGGGCCCCACCTCGCGGCTCCTCATCCTCgcccgccgcgccgaccgacgcaGATGCCTCCCTTTTCTCGTTCCCCGCGCCTTGCAGGCCGCCCCCCCGACCTTTTCTCCGGCGTTGCCGCTACCTCCCTGCCTCCCCGCCTCAACGCCGGTGATGAG CTATTCAAGTGCATTTACAAGTGTACATGGAGAGAGGCCTTCATCAGAATATGCAAAGATCAGGAAGGAGTCACTGGAAACCCAGTTTGGAAGAATATTGGGTTCAAGTTCACGCAGGCATTTTGCTGACCGTGGCTTTGGTCCATTCCTTGCTCTATACAGGGCTGCTACTATCTCCTTTCATGTTGTAAAACTCACTATTTGGCATTTGTTGCTCAATGATATGCATAAAAGAGCAGAAAAGGTAGTTTTCCTGACTTTGTTGGTGGAGGAACTGAGCATCATGTCTCTGATTATCATTTCCTTATTTCAGTTTCGAGAGACCTTGATACGCTTGGGTCCTTTTTATATCAAG CTTGGCCAAGCATTGAGCACACGCCCTGATATACTTCCTAGTGCGTACTGTCAGGAGCTTGCAAAGCTACAG gatcaaataccaccgtTTCCAACTCGCATTGCACTCAGGACCATAGAGTCTCAGTTGGGTTCTCGAATTTCTGATTTGTTTGCTGATATCAGCCCAGAGCCGATTGCAGCAGCATCACTGGGGCAGGTTTACAAAG CTCATCTACGATCTGGAGAGCTTGTTGCAGTCAAAGTTCAAAGGCCTGGAATGGCGCCCTTGCTGACTCTAGATGCACTTTTGTTCCACATGATTGGAGGACAAATGAAACGATTTGCTAAGGCTCGCAAAGACCTATTGGTGGCCGTTAATGAGATT GTCAGACACATGTTTGACGAGATTGATTATATTTTAGAAGGAAAAAATGCTGAAAGGTTTGCTACTCTTTATTCACATG TTGATTTTCTGGCAGGTTCAAGTGGGGTCAATTCTGAAGCTAGTACAAGTATCAAGGTCCCAAAAGTTTACTGGAACTATACATGTAAAACCATATTGACACTGGAATGGATTGATGGAATTAAGCTAACTGATGCTGAGCGCATCAGCAAAGCCAATTTGAACAGGAAAAGAATGATAGATGAG GGTCTCTATTGCTCATTGCGACAACTGCTTGAAGAAGGGTTTTTCCATGCAGACCCCCATCCTGGTAATCTAGTTGCAACTGAAGGTGGATCTCTAGCATATTTTGACTTTGGTATGATGGGAGATATTCCGAGGCACTATCGTGTGGGGCTTATACAAATG CTTGTACATTATGTTAATCGGGACTCCTTAGGCTTGGCGAATGACTTCCATTCACTAGGATTTGTTCCTGAGGGAACAGATTTACTTGCAGTTGCAGATGCGTTGCGGTTTTCCTTTGGTGATGTCAGGAGGCAATCAAATGATTTCCAG GGCGTAATGAACCATTTGTATGATGTGATGTATGAATTTAGTTTCTCCCTTCCCCCTGATTATGCGTTGGTGATAAGAGCTCTTGGTTCTCTAGAAGGGACTGCAAAAGCACTGGATCCTGAGTTTAAAGTTATTGAGAGTGCATATCCTTTTGTAATTGGGAGACTCCTTGCAGACCCCAGCCCTGATATGAGGAAAATATTGCGGGAGCTTCTTATATGTGACGATGGATCCATCAGATGGAATCGACTGGAAAGGCTG ATTGCAGCTATATCTGAacagtcatcagaatcttcaaGCGCATCAGGAGCTGACTCCAGTGAGAACGCCAATGGAAGTCCTGAGTGGAGATCATTTGATATGCATTCTGTGATTGCAGCTACAGAAGACCTATTTGATTTCATTTTATCGAGGAAAGGATGGCGGGTTCGGGTTTTCCTTGTCCAGGACATCGTTAATGCTTCAGACGTGTTCCTTCAAGAAGCGACATTCCCATATGTATATGCGAAAGTGGGAAAGATAGGGGACCTAAATCCAGAG AGAAGTAAGATGATCAGGAGGCTGGTGAATACTGTGCAATCGTTCCGCCAAGCTATCAATTTGGCTCCAGATGCTTGGAGCGCCATGCTAATCCGCACTTTGTTGAAACCTGAATCACAAAAATTTGTTCTTGATGTGTTTTTGGCCCTGGCTAACCATTCCAGTTACAAGATTCCAGAAACATTCTGGCTATTTATGTCAAGATTTCTAAATTACTTGGACAAACAAGATATACTTTAG
- the LOC100281697 gene encoding ubiquinone biosynthesis protein ubiB, which produces MAGPTSRLLILARRADRRRCLPFLVPRALQAAPPTFSPALPLPPCLPASTPVMSYSSAFTSVHGERPSSEYAKIRKESLETQFGRILGSSSRRHFADRGFGPFLALYRAATISFHVVKLTIWHLLLNDMHKRAEKFRETLIRLGPFYIKLGQALSTRPDILPSAYCQELAKLQDQIPPFPTRIALRTIESQLGSRISDLFADISPEPIAAASLGQVYKAHLRSGELVAVKVQRPGMAPLLTLDALLFHMIGGQMKRFAKARKDLLVAVNEIVRHMFDEIDYILEGKNAERFATLYSHGSSGVNSEASTSIKVPKVYWNYTCKTILTLEWIDGIKLTDAERISKANLNRKRMIDEGLYCSLRQLLEEGFFHADPHPGNLVATEGGSLAYFDFGMMGDIPRHYRVGLIQMLVHYVNRDSLGLANDFHSLGFVPEGTDLLAVADALRFSFGDVRRQSNDFQGVMNHLYDVMYEFSFSLPPDYALVIRALGSLEGTAKALDPEFKVIESAYPFVIGRLLADPSPDMRKILRELLICDDGSIRWNRLERLIAAISEQSSESSSASGADSSENANGSPEWRSFDMHSVIAATEDLFDFILSRKGWRVRVFLVQDIVNASDVFLQEATFPYVYAKVGKIGDLNPERSKMIRRLVNTVQSFRQAINLAPDAWSAMLIRTLLKPESQKFVLDVFLALANHSSYKIPETFWLFMSRFLNYLDKQDIL; this is translated from the exons ATGGCGGGCCCCACCTCGCGGCTCCTCATCCTCgcccgccgcgccgaccgacgcaGATGCCTCCCTTTTCTCGTTCCCCGCGCCTTGCAGGCCGCCCCCCCGACCTTTTCTCCGGCGTTGCCGCTACCTCCCTGCCTCCCCGCCTCAACGCCGGTGATGAG CTATTCAAGTGCATTTACAAGTGTACATGGAGAGAGGCCTTCATCAGAATATGCAAAGATCAGGAAGGAGTCACTGGAAACCCAGTTTGGAAGAATATTGGGTTCAAGTTCACGCAGGCATTTTGCTGACCGTGGCTTTGGTCCATTCCTTGCTCTATACAGGGCTGCTACTATCTCCTTTCATGTTGTAAAACTCACTATTTGGCATTTGTTGCTCAATGATATGCATAAAAGAGCAGAAAAG TTTCGAGAGACCTTGATACGCTTGGGTCCTTTTTATATCAAG CTTGGCCAAGCATTGAGCACACGCCCTGATATACTTCCTAGTGCGTACTGTCAGGAGCTTGCAAAGCTACAG gatcaaataccaccgtTTCCAACTCGCATTGCACTCAGGACCATAGAGTCTCAGTTGGGTTCTCGAATTTCTGATTTGTTTGCTGATATCAGCCCAGAGCCGATTGCAGCAGCATCACTGGGGCAGGTTTACAAAG CTCATCTACGATCTGGAGAGCTTGTTGCAGTCAAAGTTCAAAGGCCTGGAATGGCGCCCTTGCTGACTCTAGATGCACTTTTGTTCCACATGATTGGAGGACAAATGAAACGATTTGCTAAGGCTCGCAAAGACCTATTGGTGGCCGTTAATGAGATT GTCAGACACATGTTTGACGAGATTGATTATATTTTAGAAGGAAAAAATGCTGAAAGGTTTGCTACTCTTTATTCACATG GTTCAAGTGGGGTCAATTCTGAAGCTAGTACAAGTATCAAGGTCCCAAAAGTTTACTGGAACTATACATGTAAAACCATATTGACACTGGAATGGATTGATGGAATTAAGCTAACTGATGCTGAGCGCATCAGCAAAGCCAATTTGAACAGGAAAAGAATGATAGATGAG GGTCTCTATTGCTCATTGCGACAACTGCTTGAAGAAGGGTTTTTCCATGCAGACCCCCATCCTGGTAATCTAGTTGCAACTGAAGGTGGATCTCTAGCATATTTTGACTTTGGTATGATGGGAGATATTCCGAGGCACTATCGTGTGGGGCTTATACAAATG CTTGTACATTATGTTAATCGGGACTCCTTAGGCTTGGCGAATGACTTCCATTCACTAGGATTTGTTCCTGAGGGAACAGATTTACTTGCAGTTGCAGATGCGTTGCGGTTTTCCTTTGGTGATGTCAGGAGGCAATCAAATGATTTCCAG GGCGTAATGAACCATTTGTATGATGTGATGTATGAATTTAGTTTCTCCCTTCCCCCTGATTATGCGTTGGTGATAAGAGCTCTTGGTTCTCTAGAAGGGACTGCAAAAGCACTGGATCCTGAGTTTAAAGTTATTGAGAGTGCATATCCTTTTGTAATTGGGAGACTCCTTGCAGACCCCAGCCCTGATATGAGGAAAATATTGCGGGAGCTTCTTATATGTGACGATGGATCCATCAGATGGAATCGACTGGAAAGGCTG ATTGCAGCTATATCTGAacagtcatcagaatcttcaaGCGCATCAGGAGCTGACTCCAGTGAGAACGCCAATGGAAGTCCTGAGTGGAGATCATTTGATATGCATTCTGTGATTGCAGCTACAGAAGACCTATTTGATTTCATTTTATCGAGGAAAGGATGGCGGGTTCGGGTTTTCCTTGTCCAGGACATCGTTAATGCTTCAGACGTGTTCCTTCAAGAAGCGACATTCCCATATGTATATGCGAAAGTGGGAAAGATAGGGGACCTAAATCCAGAG AGAAGTAAGATGATCAGGAGGCTGGTGAATACTGTGCAATCGTTCCGCCAAGCTATCAATTTGGCTCCAGATGCTTGGAGCGCCATGCTAATCCGCACTTTGTTGAAACCTGAATCACAAAAATTTGTTCTTGATGTGTTTTTGGCCCTGGCTAACCATTCCAGTTACAAGATTCCAGAAACATTCTGGCTATTTATGTCAAGATTTCTAAATTACTTGGACAAACAAGATATACTTTAG